AAACCAGGAAAACAATCAGGAAAAAACCACCTATAGTTCTCTAGCTCGTTCGCTCCAAAGCAGCTACGCATATGTTTGGTATACGCTTGCCCTAGCACATGttctccatggggtgccccttgaaTTGGTGCTCTTTCTTGGACCTCTCACAGTGGATAGTATCAGACATGTGATACTAGTCTATAATACTATCACTACATAGTATCACACACTAGTATCATATTGCTATTTCATGTATTCATTTGTAGGATCTCAATGTAAAGTTGTGGCCAGGATTTATTTCTCATTAACTTTTCTCGTTTGACATGCTATGTCAATGTATCATAATAGGACACTAGAACATTCTCTTGCATCCTTAATTGTAGTGGCAAATCATCTTTTTGCTTAGGTGCCAACGCGATATATGCTTATGTTACCACTATTTGAGGTTTTAGAACAACTCTAGCAGAGTCGTCGTATGTGGCCAATCACTATAATAACCGTTACTATGGTGATCAGCACACAAAATGGCACTAGCATAGTCGCCACACGCATCCCAGTCACCATGATTTATGGAGTTCCCTCCAAAATGACCTTGTAGCCTCCATATTTAGAGGTTGTGGAGACCCGATTTGCAGCGCGCTCCATCACCAACCGCTCGTGCGGGAGGGAGgtttcatcttcttcctcctcatgccaTCAGAAAAGATCACCGGTGAGGGGGGCGAGGTGACCGCTAACCACTCACCAAATTAATGGTGTGGCCGCTCTCTCGGATCCCATGGCGGCTCATCGGATGGCCgccatatagcatcatgtcttcatCATCCCTAGCTATAAAAGCCCGGCGGCGAGGATATAGGATCGattaagtatgtctagagggggtgaatagataGTCTACTAGCAAAAAGGAAACTCTTTCCTCAAATTTTTAGCTTCCATGGAAATTGTAAGATTTTCTACGGTAGTCTATCAAGAACCATACACATGTAAGTATACAAGAGTataggcagcagaaagtaaagacTTGCAAGAGTAGAAGTAAACGGATAGAGTTAGAGGAATGCAAACACAGGGTAGATCGGTGAAGATTTTTCCATGATTCAGATAGTTGGCTCTATCCTACTCCATGTTGGTGGAGGCTTCGATCCACGAAGGGTCTAAGATGATAAGGATCAAGGTCGCGAGTTCCACGAAGGACAATCACCCATGAAGGGTGCACGATGGAGCAACCAACCAATGCCATCATGGCGTATGCCATGAAGGAATAGCCTCACTCGGTGTAGATCTTCACAAATTAGGCAATCTTTGGgctcttacaaacttcttggtttctTCACAATCTTGAAGACTCCCAAGCACCTAGCCGATCTAGTTGGCGCACACCTCCAAAAGTAATAAGGTTGAGACTGCTTGGTGATGAATCCCTTGGTCTTTTGCTTCAAAAAGATAATCTCCTCATTACTCAAACTCTCTCAATATTTGGCTTCAAAAGTTATGGAGGTAGCTGTTTGGCGATTTTGTGTTTGCGCACAGGTCTGTCAGCCTAAACATTATGGAGCGGGCTTTATATGGCGGATGATAATTCTATTTTTGCGAGTCTACTAGAGTTGCTCTTGGACAAGGTGGTTCCGGTCTTTAAGACGGTTGTAAATCTGATGTCCTATGAGGGGTTTCCTTTGAACACACCCTCGTCGCCATGTAGTAATTTATCCACAGAGAGAGGGGGTTCTAAGACCTACCACGTATTAATTTATTTCCTCGTTACTGCTGGGATTATTATTAGGGGTGTCTAAATCCTTTCCTAGCCAAGTCGTCGAGGATCAGTTGCAATCGCTTGCTGGAATTTACCATTTTCAGGGTCAGGGCTAGGGTGACACTTGAGGTGGCCGCCTTGGATTTGCAGTTGTGACAGGAACCACGACGAGGGAGTCGGGTTCCTGATTACTTTGCTAGATGAAGGTTCTCTATGCTATGCGCTCTACTCCAATCCAAAATACTTGAAGTTCTAGATTTTTCCTAAAGCTTCATTAAGTTTGACTAAGTTCCGTAGGATCAATTAAGTATGTATAGGGGTGGTGGATAGACTACTAAGGACAAATAGGAGTCTTTTTCCAAATATTAAGTTCCTTGGCAATTTTAAGATTTTCTAGAGTAGTTCTATGGATCactctacacatgcaagtctactaGAGTataagcagcggaaaataaaggcaTGCAAGTGCAAGTAAGAGGTAGGGTAAGATATATGCAAGTGCAAGTAAGAGGTAGGTTATGTAAGCCTTCCTCGATCCTCTCAACAGTTGCACATAGAAAACTGAGCTGGCCTGGTTGTGTCTTGGGGACCACAACTAGAGGTTGGGTAGACGAGCTGGGGGTAGTGGGTGCAGTAGCAGACTTCTGTCAGGTGACTTCTCTAGATTCTCTGTCAGCTTGAGTCTTGTTGGGATCAAGCTCAACTGTGTTGCTCTCAAGCTCTGGACAAATATTTCATGTTTGCAATCCAACAAAAACACATTTGGTTCAACCTTTGAACTGATAAGCAGCTGAATTTAAGGAGAATAGCCACATGATCTCTTATGCTCACAACTTGTCCCTTTGTGGGTTTCACTATGAATTCCATTATGTTGAATTTTGTTCCTTAATCAAGATAAGTGTGCAGATCAATGGAGTAGCCTCTAACCATCATCACATCACCACACTTGGGTAGCACAATTACTCTGAGAATATCATGAAATTCATGGGGGAAGTGCGAAGCTCTTGATTCCTTTTTGAACTGAGGCCTACGGTCAAGGTTTTTACTAGCCTACTATCCTATGCCACTCGCACGTGTAGCAATTTATCTCTTTATACCCTTAAAATTTCATTGACAATCAAAAATATAATTTGGTTTTGGTGATGTATTGAAATAATTTTAATACACCTCATACCTGCTTGATTTATTACCATTTCCAAATTGAATTTGTGTACATGATGTTGAATTTAATCGACTTATGTATCTTAGGTAGCTTTCGGTGGCAAGCAATTGAGTCCCAAGGAGATTGAGGTTTCAAAACTTACCATGGACAAGTGTGGCGGACTTCCCAAAGTAATAGTTGCTATAGGCAAACAGTACAATGCATCTGAAAGGGGCATACCTTTTCTGGAGAACTTAAATAGTAACTTCATGGGTACGTTGGAGAGCATGCCACAATTCCATAGTTTAAGGGGTCTGTTTAGTTGGATGCAATCCTACTTCGATGCATGTTCAGATGCACTCAAGCCATGTATCTTCTATCTATCGGTCTTCCCGACAGTCAATCATATCAGGCGAGGACGGTTGCTGAGGCGGTGGATTGCCGAGGGTTATTCCAGGAACAAGTTTGGTATTACTGCAGACAGAGATGGGGAGAATTTGTTCACTGAGCTAGTCAAGCTGAGCATCATCCAGGAACCACCATTCCAGAATAATTTCGGGATCGTATTCAATGATCCAGACAGTAAAGTAGACAATGTGTTCCAAGTCAATGGTTTCTTCCATGAATACATTATCTCACGACCATTGGAAGATAACCTTGTGTTTGCACTGGAGGGCCACTGCGACCTGGACTCGCAACGTGTAGGACAACACCTGACCATAAGGAGCAGTTGGGACAGAGATGAGATTGTATTCAAGAGCATGGACTTGTCACGGTTAAGGTCTTTGACAGTGTTCGGGGAATGGAGATCATTCTTCATCTCAACGGTGGCCGATAGCAGCAATATGAGACTGCTTCGGGTACTTGATCTTGAGGACACATCAGGTGTAACAAATGATGACCTGGAGCAGATTGGGAAGCTACTTCCTCGTCTCAAGTATCTCTCTGTACGAGCATGCAAAGATATTACTCGTATGCCGGACTCATTGGGTAGCTTGAGGCAGTTGCAGACTCTGGATGTCAGCCACACCAAAATAACCAAATTGTCATGTGCTATCATCAACCTGGCGAAGCTTCAGTACCTGTGTGTAGGCACCACTCAAGACTACGATGCACAGCCAGCAGCAGCTGACCATGATGGCATGAGCAGAAGCCAAGCAGCAGGGGCTAACCATGATGGCATGAGCAGTAGCCAAGCAGCAGTAGCAGTAGTAATACCGGCCATGGACGGTGATGTGACAAGCACAATTGaaccagcagcaacaacaacagcaacaacaccagcCGAGGGTGAAAATTCATCAAGTACACTAATGCAATGGAGTAGAAAGACACGCAACTTGGTGCAATCCTATTCCTGCAGCTGGccgtccaagaagaagaagcagtttgATTATGGCGGTGGTGTCAAGGTTCATGCTGCAGGTTTTGGGAATCTGTCGGCGTTACGTAGTCTTGGTATTGTGAATGTGAGTGGTGCAGGCGGGAAGGCCATCCTCAAGGAGATGAAGAAGCTTACCCAGTTGCACAATCTCTGGGTGTCAGGCATCAACCAGAAAAACTGGCACAGCTTGTGTTCAGTCATCTCGGGTCATGGCCATCTAGAGTCCTTGTCGGTGCGACTCGACTATGAGTATGAGCAGGAGGGGGGTCTGTGTTGTTTAGATGACATCTCCGAGCTACCAAATACACTTGATAACCTCAAGCTTTATGGGGGAAATGTTCGTGCATCGCCAGCCTGGATCTTGGGGCAGCTGTTGCCTCAAAATTGGAACCACATTCATCTTCATCTATTTTCCCTTAATTATATTGAGTTGACAGTGTCAACGCAAGAGGACATAGACAGTCTACAAAGATTGAGAGATACAAATTTTCCTTGTCTTTGTGTGAAGCCAATTCAAGATGGTGAGCTCCGTTATGGGTGGGAGGAGGATTCCCAGCTTTCGGCACCCTTCGTATCCGCCACCGTCCTCAAGATCGAATGCAACAGCTACAAGTTGGCGCTAGTTTTTGAACCTAATCTACCGAGATGTGTACAGGAGCTGGTGATTCACTGCTCTTCTACTGAGTCGTCTTTGGAGCTTTCTGGGCTAGAGAAGCTAGGGAATCTCAAGGAAATCTGCCTCAAGGGATCATACAGCCAAGAACTGAGGCAATACTTGCAGCAGAAAGTTGACTGCCTTGAAGGGCCGCCGTCACGCAGCTTTTCGGACGATTACCCCGAAGACTTGAGCAGCGTTTGGTACCTAGCCGCCCAATACTACACGAAACCTGTCCTGAAGCTGGAGCCCCAGCATTCAGCTCCATCCATTCCTTGTGCGAGCCTCAAGCGCTTATTTACATGAATTTGTGGTTTGTAATCTGTAATAGAGTACTACTATATATCTGTCGTCCGGTAACGTTAATTCAGTGTAATCAGTATGTATTATTATTTGCCTCCTCGTCCTGGTTCAAGTGACCTGACGTGGTAGTGAAAGGGCAATGTGAGCAAAGGAAGGTGTGAAAATGGCGAATTATGAAGTGTGTGATGGGTTTAGTAGGTTCACTAGTGCGTCAAAGGAAGGTTCTTTGCTCAGGTGTTCAAGCCACACTTCTTCTCGAGAGCCTAAGAGTACTAGATCACCAATGAGGAGAATTACTTAGTGTTGAGTATAAgattattaggaagtataggataAACTAGGATTTGGTCCTTCCTTGTCTTGTACTCTAAgttgatcattgtactcctatatatatgcccatgaggctcaagcaacacaacgactattccaccaatccctctctctcccttttaacatggtatcagtttccgggttctaaaccctagccgccgccgccgctttcgcacccgcgcgccgcccccggggcggtcggcctccatgaccgccgccaagGGCCGCGTcgtccgtacctagggttcgtccgccagtcgtgttgaccggctgccttagagagtctttttcccgagctcTTGCTCCGGGTTTTTTCGCTCTCTTGCCGGTTGTTTTGATCggcgtttttctttttggttttccgatctatgcttgatcggtttgcgtcgcccgccgccgccgagggtCGCGTcgtccgtacctagggttcgtccgccagtcgtgttgaccggctgccttagagagtctttttcccgagctcTTGCTCCGGGTTTTTTCGCTCTCTTGCCGGTTGTTTTGATCggcgtttttctttttggttttccgatctatgtgttggaaatatgccctagaggcaataataaaagcattattattatatttctttgttcatgataattgtctttattcatgctataattgtgttatccggaaatcgtaatacatgtgtgaataacagacaccaacatgtccctagtaagcctctagttgactagctcgttgatcaatagatagtcatggtttcctggctatggacactggatgtcattgataacgggatcacatcattaggataatgatgtgatggacaagacccaatcctaaacatagcacaagatcgtatagttcgtttgctagagtttttgcaatgtcaaagtatctcttccttcgaccatgagatcgtataactcctggataccgtaggagtgctttgggtgtatcaaacgtcacaacgtaactgg
Above is a window of Triticum dicoccoides isolate Atlit2015 ecotype Zavitan chromosome 5B, WEW_v2.0, whole genome shotgun sequence DNA encoding:
- the LOC119310753 gene encoding disease resistance protein Pik-2-like, with protein sequence MAEFALGLTKSAVEGTLSRVKSAIEEEDKQRVRVQDDLVFITGEFQMMQSFLGVANAERANNPVVRTWVKQLRDLAFDVEDCVEFVIHLDKPSRLDWVRRFTSSVICIARPPLPLDVAVADIKRLKARVEDVSQRNTRYNLISDSGSSSNSAVTSVSTPAVELKPVSTSSLFHTLCRMWEEAGRKRRGTDDLKKLIMREGSDLEVISLWGSQEAADLGTTHVIREAYNDPQIRQEFRIRARVKLLHPFNLDEFRKNLLTQFNLAASSHRQRSSGRSHNQIQAMDGVCETDQLMQHLKEHRYLVILEDVCTAVEWDDIREYLPDTKNGSRIVVSAQQLGLAVSCLRKSCQVAELRRFSHGQSLCAFIKVAFGGKQLSPKEIEVSKLTMDKCGGLPKVIVAIGKQYNASERGIPFLENLNSNFMGTLESMPQFHSLRGLFSWMQSYFDACSDALKPCIFYLSVFPTVNHIRRGRLLRRWIAEGYSRNKFGITADRDGENLFTELVKLSIIQEPPFQNNFGIVFNDPDSKVDNVFQVNGFFHEYIISRPLEDNLVFALEGHCDLDSQRVGQHLTIRSSWDRDEIVFKSMDLSRLRSLTVFGEWRSFFISTVADSSNMRLLRVLDLEDTSGVTNDDLEQIGKLLPRLKYLSVRACKDITRMPDSLGSLRQLQTLDVSHTKITKLSCAIINLAKLQYLCVGTTQDYDAQPAAADHDGMSRSQAAGANHDGMSSSQAAVAVVIPAMDGDVTSTIEPAATTTATTPAEGENSSSTLMQWSRKTRNLVQSYSCSWPSKKKKQFDYGGGVKVHAAGFGNLSALRSLGIVNVSGAGGKAILKEMKKLTQLHNLWVSGINQKNWHSLCSVISGHGHLESLSVRLDYEYEQEGGLCCLDDISELPNTLDNLKLYGGNVRASPAWILGQLLPQNWNHIHLHLFSLNYIELTVSTQEDIDSLQRLRDTNFPCLCVKPIQDGELRYGWEEDSQLSAPFVSATVLKIECNSYKLALVFEPNLPRCVQELVIHCSSTESSLELSGLEKLGNLKEICLKGSYSQELRQYLQQKVDCLEGPPSRSFSDDYPEDLSSVWYLAAQYYTKPVLKLEPQHSAPSIPCASLKRLFT